TCTGGAAGTCTCATTGAGCTGTACCGTCCgcttgatctttttttctctacTTCATCTAATCATCTTCAAATATTAGCCTATCTTCCACCTAAGGTACCTTGTATTATTCGATTGTAGTGACTAGTGCGTCATTACCTGTGTTGCAAAGCGCTCAGAAAAGCCGGAGGGAAGTTTGAATAAGAACCAAGTACATATGAAAAAGCAAAATGTCACATTCACATTATTACATCACCGGACTTATAGTAatatactctagactcaactcaccatccaaaataaaaacaagagAGCTGAATTTTGAAATCATTACACCACTTAAACATgtaaaaaaaaaggcaaaaagaaaaaaaaaacccagTATAGTTCAACAAATACCAAAATTATAACAAATTTGAAAGGCCAGATCTTCCCCCTAAACAGGTTCCACGATGGTAGCTAACATCCTTTCAGAGCATGCTATCTATCCGGGACGGCAGTCTCTTGAAGAAATTACTCGGCACCGAGGGCAGCTTGCTCCTGAACCGGGGGTGGCGCAGTATATACAGCCCTGCCACCAGTGCTATCACCCTGAATGGGGTCACATACAACACCACAGCCGCAATGAGGCAGAACATCACAAACAGGCACGTCGCCCTTGGATCCCTCCAACTCAGTAGAGACTGAAACCTCTCCCCCTGCGTCGCCATGTCCCCCACCACCGTCTGGATCCTCCCCGCCACGCTCCGAAGCCTGTCATACCTCATCCGGACCAAATCATGCGGCTTCGTCGTGGGAAATGTATCGAACTCTTCGTCGAGCTCGTCCGGGTGTGTGGCCTCCGCCCACGAAAGCTTCGTGTCCATGTGCGGCGGATGCCTCGGCCTGAACCTATAATTCCACAACCCAATCATAAACATGTACAGAAACATCGTCGGCAGGATCAGCTCGGGATAACAGATCAGTATCACGAACAAGACATGAACCAGTATGGTCGTGATCGGATTCTTCCAGTGGCAAACATCGTCGAACCACCGGCACATAGCAATGGACCCCGACAGCAGCGACATGATCCGGAAGAAGTTGGCCTTGCTCCTCCTCATGCTCCACATGTGGGAGTCCGCGTCCAGCATGTACTCCACCACCTCCTTCCTCAGCGGCGGCTCCGCCCTTCCGAGCCTTGCCGCCACGATGCTCATCGCTTGGTACCGCAGGTTGTCGACCTGGCTCACAGTGAATGGATGGATATAATGCATCTTGGGCAGCAGAGGGTGGCCGTAGAGGTAGATTATGTTGGCGAGGGACAGGCACGTGAACCGCACCGCCAGCTGCAGCTCCCCCATCTTCTTCACCCCCGTCGGCTGGAGAACGATGAGCGGGTACGCGTGTGTGTATATCCTATCCATCTCGAGCGTCGATAGCCGAATCCTCACCTTGCCAACTTTCGTGTCTTTGCCCGGGCCACCTCCGGCAGGCTTGTCGTTGCCACCGAGATGGCAGTTGTCGAACACCCCAAGCGTGATCACGGTGCAGGGGTCGTAGACCTCCCATGTGTACTGCTCGTTCCATTTGGGACTGAAAGAGTCGATGATCGTTCGAGTTCGAACCCATTTCTGGCCATATTTCGCAACGCAATAGGCGTCGGTGGTGCCCCTGCCGTCTTTCGTCTTCATGGGAGCCAGACCCTGGGCGCTGAGAATGCCGACTTCCAGGATTCCGATGGGCTGCTTCCAGAGCTGGCGGGCGGTGGGGCGGGTGTCGCTGATGTACATGGTGGACTCGTCCATGACATGGTAGGCTCCCTCGAGGCAGACGCGGAGATGGACCCGGGTCGAGAACCTGAGCTCCTTCCGCTGCTGGCCTTCGAGCGGGCCGAAGCCGAACCTCTCCAGATTGAACCACCGCGAGTGCACCGGTCGGTGGTCCAGCCGCTTCTCGAACAGGGTCAGTGGCAAGGCGATCCTCCCGAGCAACTCGTCCTTGGTCGCATGCACCCGGTCCTCGACGGTGAGCACGAGGTGCTCCTCGAAGGGCTCCGCCGCGACGAACACCAGGTCCTCATTCCACATGGGATTCAAGCTTCGTGTGCTGCTGACTCGAGTCTTGAGCACCTGGTTGCCGACTTGGGCCTTGACGAAGGCATCCGGATACCGGCCTCTCTCGTTGGGTTGCACGTCCTGAGCTTCGATGACATTTACTCTGAGGTACCAGAGCTTTGGAGAGACGTAGACCTTGGACCGGATGTTGAACACTCCCTCGCCTTGGACGGAGGCAGCGTCGGCGTGCCACGCCTCCGGGAAGGCCTCATCGGCCTGCGTCCCCATCCATACAGCGAGCATGATCTCCCCCCTCACCTTGACTTCCCCCCGGCGGTCCTCCAGCCGATACCATTGCGGGGCTAAGGGACTGTCCGGCGGGACTCTCGTCGGCACTTCGTTCAGATCAAACACCACCTTGCCGACGTAGTCGTCCCTCGCCACCATCTCCCTATCCTTGACAAATACTTCGAGAATGGTCGATTGGATTCGCTCCTTGGAGAAAGCGAACACCTGGTTCCATTCAGGATTGGTCCTCTTCTCGAAGTGTTTGGTGGTGCCCCGGTAGTTGCCGAGCTTCACCTCCGCGTAGGGGTCGCAGCTTCCGGTGATGGCGTTGGTGGGGAGGTCCTTGGCCTTGACGACGCGCACGTAGAGGTAGTACATCTGCTCGACGAGGTCGTAGGTGCTCGTGAACTTGTCGCCATAGAAGCTTGTCATCCAGGCGCCGCCCTTCCCGTGGGCCCCCGCAGGCCAACGCTCGCCGAGCTGGGGGCTGGTGTCTTTGAGCTTGTACTCCTCTGCCCGGCTCCCCTGGGCCTGCCCATGCTGGACCTGCTGGAAGGTCATGATGGGCACTGGCACCGCTGCTGGGCTCTGCTGCTCGATGGATTTCCCCGGCTGTGGCGAGACCTGATGCTTGTTGATGTGGTGGATGGTCTCTAGTTTTACTTCAATTGGCTCTTTGATTAGCTCCGCTTCCTCTTCAGCAGGAGAAGAGGTAGGAGTTTTAGTAGTAGAAGGGGCGGTTTCGGTGCTTTCACTTGTATCAATGGAAGGAGGATTAATATCGATGGAAGGAGGGGGAGATGGAAGTGGTGGAGGAGTTTTGGGGTCTGGAGAGATGTAGAGCTTCAAGGCGATGTCGCCTTTGACCGAGGAGAAGAACCACTTCTTCTCTAGTGGGAATCTCTGGAGGATTTCCTCTCCTTTCCTAACAATATTTGAGCCGTGGATTCTTACCTTTCCGAGGAAGTTGCGACCGGGGAAAGTCTTCCGGTCGTTGTAGATGGAGACCTCGATGCTCTGTTTCGAGAGGCTTTCAGGATCGTCGAGGTAGAAGGAGAGCCTCTGGTTCCACACAGGGTTGAGATCCTTGGGGATGGTTCTGGTTCGGGTGAGCTGGTTGCCGAAGTCCACCTCAACGAATGCGCTTGCCGACCCCTCGCCGTCCTTGGGCATAAGATCATGGGCGTCCACCACCTCTACCACCAGCTTCATGATCCTCCTCCCTCACCCAATATTCTCGGCTTCCCTTGCCGGCAAGGAAGCCGAAATTTTTGGCCACCTTGCAAGTAACCTCAAGCCCAATCGTGACGCAAAGTAGTCTCGGATtgtcttctcctttctttctttcaggGACTCAAGATGGCAGCCTCTGCCttgaaggggaaggaagaggactTCATTCATGGAGAAGCTACGTCTTTGTGGACAAGGGACTGAAGGGTCCAAAGAGGGAAGAGCTTGAAGCTATTTTTAAAAGGAGAAAGTGGAGGGAATAAAGATGTGATCATGATGGATGGGTGGCGGTGCCTTAACCAAGTCGGTCATGGACAAATTAAACTGGAGTTTGTTTGCAGAGAACCGACCATGTTGAGTTACATGTGGTGCCTTCTTTAGAAGGGGGAACTGCAAGAAAGCCTCTTGCTGGGGAGGGTATAGGACAAGGAGAGGTAGGTCAATTTGAATGGGGGGCTTAGATGGGTTCGCTTGGTGTTAAAATCCTCACATACCTTCCTTCTTAGGGCAGCAATGCCCGTGGGAAAGCAAAGCATGGGGCCAAAACAATAGTGCAAAGAAGAGGGCGTTtgaaaagcaaaagcaaaaacCAGAGGCTTTTGGGGCACGGGGCCTTTGGCCAAAGATGCTTTACTGGAGCTTTATTCTCCATGTTTGAATTAAACAGTTGCTTGCACTGCTGCCACCCCATTCACTGGGTGCCACCTGTTCCTGATGTTCGATTTGAGTGAACTGCGCCTCTTCTTGGTCTCATAGGACGGGAGACTGGAGAGGGACCAGGTTCAGGTTTTGGTGGGAAAATGAGGCCAGGCTGGTCTTGGAAAAATAAAATGGAGGAATGCGAGGAAAGGTTCAGAGTTCAGACAAGAACGGTACAATGAACAATAATCCGAATGTCTGAGAACAGTCCAGAGTGATTCGAAAGAGTGAAAAGTTTTTGAATAACACAAAAGTTTTTAATAACTAGAGAGATTGTTAGGTTATTTTTATGTGCCTTATGCACCATTTGGTAAATCCTAACAAAAGCTGATCTAGGGCAGACTAGCTGATacatttgaggaaaaaaaaaaaaaagtggaagaTGATATTAGTCATCTAATAAAAAGAGGCCTATAAATGCCTTGTCGTGTAGAGATTGGGCGCTCATT
The DNA window shown above is from Elaeis guineensis isolate ETL-2024a chromosome 8, EG11, whole genome shotgun sequence and carries:
- the LOC105050275 gene encoding FT-interacting protein 1 isoform X1, producing MKLVVEVVDAHDLMPKDGEGSASAFVEVDFGNQLTRTRTIPKDLNPVWNQRLSFYLDDPESLSKQSIEVSIYNDRKTFPGRNFLGKVRIHGSNIVRKGEEILQRFPLEKKWFFSSVKGDIALKLYISPDPKTPPPLPSPPPSIDINPPSIDTSESTETAPSTTKTPTSSPAEEEAELIKEPIEVKLETIHHINKHQVSPQPGKSIEQQSPAAVPVPIMTFQQVQHGQAQGSRAEEYKLKDTSPQLGERWPAGAHGKGGAWMTSFYGDKFTSTYDLVEQMYYLYVRVVKAKDLPTNAITGSCDPYAEVKLGNYRGTTKHFEKRTNPEWNQVFAFSKERIQSTILEVFVKDREMVARDDYVGKVVFDLNEVPTRVPPDSPLAPQWYRLEDRRGEVKVRGEIMLAVWMGTQADEAFPEAWHADAASVQGEGVFNIRSKVYVSPKLWYLRVNVIEAQDVQPNERGRYPDAFVKAQVGNQVLKTRVSSTRSLNPMWNEDLVFVAAEPFEEHLVLTVEDRVHATKDELLGRIALPLTLFEKRLDHRPVHSRWFNLERFGFGPLEGQQRKELRFSTRVHLRVCLEGAYHVMDESTMYISDTRPTARQLWKQPIGILEVGILSAQGLAPMKTKDGRGTTDAYCVAKYGQKWVRTRTIIDSFSPKWNEQYTWEVYDPCTVITLGVFDNCHLGGNDKPAGGGPGKDTKVGKVRIRLSTLEMDRIYTHAYPLIVLQPTGVKKMGELQLAVRFTCLSLANIIYLYGHPLLPKMHYIHPFTVSQVDNLRYQAMSIVAARLGRAEPPLRKEVVEYMLDADSHMWSMRRSKANFFRIMSLLSGSIAMCRWFDDVCHWKNPITTILVHVLFVILICYPELILPTMFLYMFMIGLWNYRFRPRHPPHMDTKLSWAEATHPDELDEEFDTFPTTKPHDLVRMRYDRLRSVAGRIQTVVGDMATQGERFQSLLSWRDPRATCLFVMFCLIAAVVLYVTPFRVIALVAGLYILRHPRFRSKLPSVPSNFFKRLPSRIDSML
- the LOC105050275 gene encoding FT-interacting protein 1 isoform X2, producing MTFQQVQHGQAQGSRAEEYKLKDTSPQLGERWPAGAHGKGGAWMTSFYGDKFTSTYDLVEQMYYLYVRVVKAKDLPTNAITGSCDPYAEVKLGNYRGTTKHFEKRTNPEWNQVFAFSKERIQSTILEVFVKDREMVARDDYVGKVVFDLNEVPTRVPPDSPLAPQWYRLEDRRGEVKVRGEIMLAVWMGTQADEAFPEAWHADAASVQGEGVFNIRSKVYVSPKLWYLRVNVIEAQDVQPNERGRYPDAFVKAQVGNQVLKTRVSSTRSLNPMWNEDLVFVAAEPFEEHLVLTVEDRVHATKDELLGRIALPLTLFEKRLDHRPVHSRWFNLERFGFGPLEGQQRKELRFSTRVHLRVCLEGAYHVMDESTMYISDTRPTARQLWKQPIGILEVGILSAQGLAPMKTKDGRGTTDAYCVAKYGQKWVRTRTIIDSFSPKWNEQYTWEVYDPCTVITLGVFDNCHLGGNDKPAGGGPGKDTKVGKVRIRLSTLEMDRIYTHAYPLIVLQPTGVKKMGELQLAVRFTCLSLANIIYLYGHPLLPKMHYIHPFTVSQVDNLRYQAMSIVAARLGRAEPPLRKEVVEYMLDADSHMWSMRRSKANFFRIMSLLSGSIAMCRWFDDVCHWKNPITTILVHVLFVILICYPELILPTMFLYMFMIGLWNYRFRPRHPPHMDTKLSWAEATHPDELDEEFDTFPTTKPHDLVRMRYDRLRSVAGRIQTVVGDMATQGERFQSLLSWRDPRATCLFVMFCLIAAVVLYVTPFRVIALVAGLYILRHPRFRSKLPSVPSNFFKRLPSRIDSML